From a single Oreochromis niloticus isolate F11D_XX linkage group LG3, O_niloticus_UMD_NMBU, whole genome shotgun sequence genomic region:
- the cnpy3 gene encoding protein canopy homolog 3, whose protein sequence is MILAAYLSFFLLISSVGAAKDGDDDWVHLPNKCEVCKFVSIEMKSAFEETGKTKEVIDTTYGFIDSKGTAPIKYVKSDLRFIEVVENVCQRLLEYNLHKERSGSNRFAKGMSETFSTLHGLVNKGVNVVMDIPYELWNETSAEVADLKKQCDVMIEQYEDVIEDWYKGSQEEDLTTYLCEKHVLKGQDRACLNENWTLKKKGDQAAIAEDKKKKKKKKGGKKGKGKGEEGGDGSSEREKASKKNKEKKVKKKKKSKSPVEKTDGGVSSDEEIQPQAPLSGQKTEL, encoded by the exons ATGATTTTAGCGGCATATTTGTCGTTTTTTCTCCTAATTTCCTCGGTCGGAGCAGCGAAGGATGGGGACGATGACTGGGTTCATCTGCCCAACAAATGTGAAG TCTGTAAGTTTGTCAGCATCGAGATGAAGTCAGCATTCGAAGAGACGGGGAAAACAAAAGAAGTCATCGATACGACCTACGGCTTCATAGACAGCAAGGGGACGGCGCCGATCAAATATGTCAAGTC agacCTGAGATTCATCGAGGTTGTAGAAAATGTGTGTCAAAGGCTGCTGGAGTACAATCTGCACAAAGAGAGAAGTGGCAGCAACCGCTTTGCCAAG GGCATGTCGGAGACCTTCTCCACCCTGCATGGGTTGGTGAATAAAGGAGTGAACGTGGTGATGGACATTCCCTACGAGCTGTGGAACGAGACTTCAGCTGAAGTGGCCGACCTTAAAAAACAG TGTGATGTGATGATAGAGCAGTATGAGGACGTGATTGAGGACTGGTATAAAGGAAGCCAGGAGGAGGACCTGACCACGTATCTGTGCGAGAAACACGTGCTCAAAGGACAGGACAGAG CCTGCCTGAACGAGAACTGGACTCTGAAGAAGAAGGGAGACCAGGCAGCGATTGCGgaggacaagaagaagaagaaaaagaagaagggagGGAAGAAGGGCAAGGGCAAAGGCGAGGAAGGAGGAGACGGCAGCTCGGAGAGAGAGAAGGCGAGCAAGAAGAACAAGGAGAAGaaggtgaagaagaagaaaaagagcaaaTCTCCGGTGGAGAAGACTGACGGAGGGGTGTCGTCCGATGAGGAGATCCAGCCGCAGGCGCCTCTGTCTGGGCAGAAGACGGAGCTGTGA